A region of Channa argus isolate prfri chromosome 8, Channa argus male v1.0, whole genome shotgun sequence DNA encodes the following proteins:
- the si:ch211-129c21.1 gene encoding semaphorin-4E isoform X2 produces the protein MSVLSALSIICGLMLHVSFSTHNTYYCVPRLTVPYQTDLKLFREEGIFNYSTILMRDDLGVLLLGAREAIFALDINDISVRKSVVYWRVTEEKQRECTYKGKHAEVECRNYIRTLQRLNDTTMYVCGTNAFSPMCDYMTLTNGQLLLQGKQEEGKGKCPFDPFQRYSSLMVGNDLYSATSINFLGSEPVVLRSSNLALRTEFKSSWLSEPNFVYMDFVNESLDSPDGDDDKVYLFFSENAMEYDFYSKIAVSRVARVCKGDMGGQRTLQRKWTSFLKARLDCSLPEPSLPPIVQDVFLLKHKDWRKSIFYAVFTPQSSLSQVSAVCAYSVSAIRDIFNEGKFKTPVAVETSHVKWVMYTGEVPVPRPGACINSVARKMGMNRSLDLPDKTLQFIRDRPLMDEAVHPLTGGPLLVKRGALLTRIVVDNVLALDGQRYDVMFIGTENGYIQKAVNYAGEMFIIEEIQLFENPEPISILRLSSSKGQLYAGSQLGAVQMPVSNCSRYDSCVDCILARDPYCAWDFVTKQCSSVYSFTPSSNTAIQSLKEGDVSECPQPDPVATVDFTLVQENNIQLPCQLHSNLAQVLWRFFDRTLHSDHKYYIYNRGLLILSASKSDTGLYTCYSVEQINGRTYNRTVAVYHLQLNTDPTVWDITTPGNEVTHFSDSSHGLSTTAPGPGRTQGNEDPLPPETQSNTGMVTRFKVAVALLSLLCLFLIVVIFWIKSRGQRECFKFPHRSSGGENEAKRQSGEYMHIPKKSSEVKLSGPEFGRPCSPNNNHCAVDFKGNGEHHFTPMANISSLDGLGYINDESEI, from the exons ATGTCTGTTCTCTCAGCACTGAGCATCATTTGTGGATTGATGCTCCATGTTTCGTTTAGTACACACAACACTTATTACTGTGTCCCACGATTGACCGTCCCCTACCAGA CCGATCTGAAGTTGTTCAGAGAAGAGGGAATATTCAACTACTCCACGATACTAATGAGAGATGACCTGGGTGTGCTGCTGCTCGGGGCCAGAGAGGCCATATTTGCTCTGGACATCAACGACATCTCTGTCAGAAAGTCTGTG GTGTATTGGCGAGTTACTGAGGAGAAGCAAAGGGAGTGCACATACAAGGGAAAACATGCTgag gtgGAATGTCGTAACTACATCAGAACCCTGCAAAGACTGAATGACACTaccatgtatgtgtgtggcaCAAATGCGTTTAGCCCCATGTGTGATTATATG ACACTTACTAATGGACAGCTGTTGCTGCAGGGAAAGCAGGAGGAGGGAAAGGGGAAGTGTCCTTTTGATCCCTTCCAGAGATACTCCTCCCTCATGGTCG GAAATGACCTGTATTCTGCTACATCCATCAACTTCTTGGGCTCCGAGCCTGTGGTTCTGCGCAGTTCAAACTTGGCCCTTCGCACTGAGTTTAAGAGCTCCTGGCTCAGTG agCCAAACTTTGTCTACATGGACTTTGTGAATGAGAGTTTAGATAGTCctgatggtgatgatgacaAGGTGTACTTGTTCTTCAGTGAGAACGCCATGGAGTACGACTTCTATAGCAAAATTGCTGTGTCACGAGTGGCTCGTGTCTGCAAG GGGGATATGGGCGGCCAGCGGACGTTGCAGAGGAAATGGACGTCGTTCCTGAAAGCTCGCCTGGATTGTTCCCTCCCTGAACCCAGCCTGCCTCCCATTGTCCAGGATGTCTTCCTGCTGAAGCACAAGGACTGGAGGAAGAGCATCTTCTACGCCGTGTTCACTCCACAGTC GAGCCTATCTCAGGTATCTGCTGTGTGTGCGTACAGCGTGTCTGCTATTAGAGATATTTTCAATGAGGGAAAGTTTAAGACCCCTGTCGCTGTAGAGACATCCCATGTCAAGTGGGTGATGTACACTGGAGAAGTGCCAGTCCCTAGACCAGGAGCG tgcatTAATAGTGTGGCACGTAAAATGGGAATGAATCGCTCTCTGGACCTTCCTGACAAAACTCTCCAGTTCATCAGAGACCGTCCCTTAATGGATGAGGCTGTTCATCCTCTCACAGGGGGACCACTGTTGGTCAAGAGAGGTGCACTGCTGACTCGCATTGTAGTGGACAATGTGCTAGCACTGGATGGCCAGAGATACGATGTCATGTTCATCGGCACTG AGAACGGCTATATTCAGAAAGCTGTCAACTATGCTGGCGAGATGTTCATAATCGAGGAGATTCAGTTGTTTGAAAACCCTGAGCCTATCAGCATCCTGCGCTTGTCATCCAGCAAG GGCCAACTATATGCCGGTTCACAGCTTGGTGCTGTCCAGATGCCAGTCAGTAACTGTAGCCGGTATGACTCTTGTGTAGACTGCATCCTGGCCAGGGATCCGTACTGCGCCTGGGACTTTGTCACTAAGCAGTGCTCCTCAGTTTACAGCTTCACCCCTTCCTCAAATACTGCAATACAGAGTCTGAAGGAGGGCGACGTCTCAGAATGTCCTCAGCCAG ATCCGGTAGCAACTGTGGACTTTACCCTCGTTCAAGAGAACAACATACAGCTTCCTTGCCAACTCCACTCCAACTTGGCCCAGGTCCTTTGGCGTTTCTTTGACCGAACACTTCATTCTGACCACAAGTATTACATCTACAACAGAGGCCTCCTCATCCTGAGTGCCTCTAAATCCGACACTGGCCTGTACACCTGTTACTCAGTAGAGCAGATAAATGGCAGGACATACAACCGGACTGTGGCGGTTTATCATTTACAGCTCAACACTGACCCAACTGTGTGGGACATCACCACTCCTGGCAATGAGGTGACACATTTCTCAGACTCTAGTCACGGTCTGAGTACAACTGCACCAGGGCCAGGGCGAACCCAGGGCAACGAGGACCCATTGCCCCCCGAGACTCAAAGTAACACTGGCATGGTAACCCGATTTAAGGTGGCTGTGGCTCTGCTGTCGCTGCTCTGTCTCTTCCTGATAGTGGTCATATTTTGGATTAAGAGTCGAGGGCAGCGGGAGTGTTTCAAGTTTCCCCACCGCTCCAGCGGTGGGGAAAATGAGGCAAAGAGGCAGTCAGGTGAATACATGCACATTCCGAAAAAATCTTCAGAGGTAAAGCTCTCTGGGCCTGAGTTTGGGAGACCTTGCAGTCCCAATAATAATCACTGTGCTGTTGACTTCAAAGGGAATGGGGAGCACCATTTCACACCTATGGCTAACATTTCAAGTCTGGATGGTCTGGGGTACATAAATGATGAGTCAGAGATTTGA
- the chaf1a gene encoding chromatin assembly factor 1 subunit A isoform X1 yields MLAAENGHLAASTPRRRGMDWTSTNNANKKLVQARLPFKRLNPEPKENQPPKRPCAHACPEPLDRDHEASQVPLHSGPPLVNGRGPLDCFLNHRHSASSDENVVIDLTKDLKCLVSSALASPCLLAKDNHQGKDNTAFAPKSNNVDCTPKTHTLDCLDVDEEVEGAEEKDGSQTASMSQLDSTQDSDTESEEQNESGNVSSLGNRSMLSVSSVSSMSESSPEKSETEDPMPTTTPTEPKASPKIPTDQKKIKRRSLKTLQEQEDRLRLRQEKERQKEEAKVAKEKKKEAARKLKEEREREKRVKKEKDEREKREKKEKEEREKADRLKAKEELRKSKLEAKLEEKRKKEEEKRMKEEEKRLKEEKDRLKAEKAEITRFLQKPKIQQAPKTLAAACGKFAPFEIKENMSLAPLCRVQCEESVLEELDRHLLNPADNVNRLKDWIGQTPRQSGPTRPRQMDSLSECVTLEGPKPEGMPDRKRYGPMKLLQFHENYRPAYWGTWNRKSSHISPRCPFKQDKDLLDYEVDSDEEWEEEEPGESLSHSEGEDEEEGGEDDDDDDDGFFVPHGYLSDDEGALDEEDGGDLEKQKMRQKLKAREWDELMSTKKKMKVLEPVVKGCVWEGEGLCLEPFQPYAVCLVEPLPKGDPSPSPEELSQKCQRETQLLGQLLPLLHGNLNSSKVIISEFQEFCRQQPSVSSSSSPELSSPRSPPENIPTRIQLKRLIRNNAVYEKRSTYRRCCWYVHTEVLSRFGQEALPVPCQWTYLTTGAREDSREEPQATTGSQGNSPSAPQTSSTPPSSSTKRKVTGSMSITKFMKRCVDPEQREAMEAEGFQADTEDDEDDCVIISTQSGRTSPIRETS; encoded by the exons ATGTTGGCGGCCGAAAACGGACATTTGGCAGCATCGACTCCTCGCAGAAGAG GCATGGATTGGACATCAACTAACAATGCCAACAAGAAACTTGTACAAG CCCGTCTACCATTTAAGCGCCTGAACCCTGAACCAAAAGAGAACCAGCCACCTAAACGTCCCTGTGCACATGCCTGCCCGGAACCCTTAGACAGAGACCATGAGGCCTCACAGGTGCCTTTGCACAGTGGACCACCCTTAGTTAATGGTCGTGGGCCCCTTGATTGTTTCTTGAACCACAGGCACTCTGCATCCTCAGATGAGAACGTGGTTATAGATCTGACTAAGGACCTCAAGTGTCTTGTTTCTTCGGCTCTTGCCTCTCCCTGCCTTCTAGCTAAAGACAACCATCAGGGAAAAGACAATACTGCCTTTGCTCCAAAATCCAACAATGTTGATTGCACtcctaaaacacacactttagacTGCTTAGATGTCGATGAAGAAGTCGAAGGGGCAGAAGAAAAAGATGGGAGTCAGACAGCATCTATGTCTCAGCTTGACTCAACGCAGGATTCTGACACTGAATCAGAGGAGCAAAATGAATCAGGAAATGTTTCCAGTTTAGGAAATAGGTCCATGCTGTCAGTTTCATCAGTCAGCTCTATGTCTGAAAGCTCACCAGAGAAGTCAGAGACTGAAGACCCTATGCCCACTACTacacctaca GAGCCAAAGGCCAGCCCCAAGATACCAACAGATCAGAAGAAAATCAAAAGACGCTCACTGAAG ACTTTACAAGAACAAGAGGACAGGCTTCGTCTGCGACAGGAAAAGGAACGTCAGAAGGAAGAGGCTAAAGtggcaaaagagaaaaagaaagaagcagctCGCAAATTAAAGGAGGAGCGAGAAAGGGAAAAACgtgtgaaaaaagagaaagatgagCGAGAGAAAcgggagaaaaaagagaaggaggagagggaaaaagCAGATCGGTTAAAAGCAAAAGAGGAGCTACGGAAATCCAAGCTAGA AGCCAAGCTTGAAGAGAAAcggaaaaaagaggaggagaagcgaatgaaagaagaagagaaacgGTTGAAAGAAGAGAAGGAT CGtctaaaagctgaaaaagcagaaattacACGGTTTTTGCAGAAACCCAAAATCCAGCAGGCTCCAAAG acGCTTGCAGCTGCATGTGGGAAATTTGCTCCAtttgaaattaaagaaaacatgtctTTGGCACCGCTGTGTCGTGTTCAGTGTGAGGAGTCTGTTTTGGAGGAACTAGACCGACATTTGTTGAACCCTGCTGATAATGTCAATAGATTGAAAGACTGGATTGGGCAAACACCTCGTCAGTCAGGACCCACCAGACCCAGACAGATGGACTCACTCAG TGAGTGTGTAACCTTAGAGGGGCCTAAACCAGAAGGCATGCCGGACCGTAAACGTTATGGACCCATGAAGCTGCTTCAATTCCATGAAAACTATCGCCCAGCATACTGGGGCACCTGGAATAGGAAGAGTTCACACATCTCACCTCGCTGCCCCTTTAAACAGGATAAG GATTTGTTGGACTATGAGGTAGACAGTGATGAAGAATGGGAGGAAGAGGAACCAGGAGAGTCCCTGTCACATAGTGAGGGg gaagatgaagaagaaggaggtgaagatgatgacgatgatgatgacgGCTTCTTTGTTCCTCATGGTTACCTTTCAGATGATGAGGGTGCTCTTGATGAAGAG GATGGCGGTGACCTGGAGAAGCAGAAAATGCGTCAAAAACTGAAAGCAAGGGAGTGGGATGAGTTGATGTCCActaagaagaaaatgaaagtgcTGGAGCCAGTCGTGAAGGGCTGCGTCTGGGAGGGAGAGGGACTTTGTTTGGAGCCTTTCCAACCTTATGCTGTGTGTCTGGTCGAGCCTTTGCCAAAGGGAGACCCCAGCCCTAGCCCAGAGGAGCTTTCGCAGAAGTGTCAGAGAGAAACGCAAT TACTTGGTCAGCTGTTACCTCTGCTGCACGGCAATCTTAACAGCAGCAAAGTGATCATCTCCGAGTTTCAGGAGTTTTGTCGGCAGCAGCCCTCAgtctcctcatcctcatctccTGAACTGTCTAGCCCTCGGAGCCCACCCGAAAACATCCCCACCAG AATACAGCTGAAGCGCCTTATCAGGAACAATGCTGTTTATGAGAAGCGCTCCACCTACAGACGCTGCTGCTGGTATGTGCACACAGAAGTCCTGTCTCGTTTTGGCCAGGAAGCTCTCCCAGTGCCCTGCCAGTGGACCTACCTCACTACAGGAGCTCGAGAAGACTCCCGTGAAGAACCCCAGGCCACCACAGGCTCTCAGGGAAACTCTCCCTCTGCTCCTCAGACCTCCTCCACACCGCCCTCGTCCTCTACCAAAAGGAAAGTCACAGGCAGCATGTCAATCACCAAGTTCATGAAGAGATGTGTTGATCCAGAGCAG
- the chaf1a gene encoding chromatin assembly factor 1 subunit A isoform X2 — MDWTSTNNANKKLVQARLPFKRLNPEPKENQPPKRPCAHACPEPLDRDHEASQVPLHSGPPLVNGRGPLDCFLNHRHSASSDENVVIDLTKDLKCLVSSALASPCLLAKDNHQGKDNTAFAPKSNNVDCTPKTHTLDCLDVDEEVEGAEEKDGSQTASMSQLDSTQDSDTESEEQNESGNVSSLGNRSMLSVSSVSSMSESSPEKSETEDPMPTTTPTEPKASPKIPTDQKKIKRRSLKTLQEQEDRLRLRQEKERQKEEAKVAKEKKKEAARKLKEEREREKRVKKEKDEREKREKKEKEEREKADRLKAKEELRKSKLEAKLEEKRKKEEEKRMKEEEKRLKEEKDRLKAEKAEITRFLQKPKIQQAPKTLAAACGKFAPFEIKENMSLAPLCRVQCEESVLEELDRHLLNPADNVNRLKDWIGQTPRQSGPTRPRQMDSLSECVTLEGPKPEGMPDRKRYGPMKLLQFHENYRPAYWGTWNRKSSHISPRCPFKQDKDLLDYEVDSDEEWEEEEPGESLSHSEGEDEEEGGEDDDDDDDGFFVPHGYLSDDEGALDEEDGGDLEKQKMRQKLKAREWDELMSTKKKMKVLEPVVKGCVWEGEGLCLEPFQPYAVCLVEPLPKGDPSPSPEELSQKCQRETQLLGQLLPLLHGNLNSSKVIISEFQEFCRQQPSVSSSSSPELSSPRSPPENIPTRIQLKRLIRNNAVYEKRSTYRRCCWYVHTEVLSRFGQEALPVPCQWTYLTTGAREDSREEPQATTGSQGNSPSAPQTSSTPPSSSTKRKVTGSMSITKFMKRCVDPEQREAMEAEGFQADTEDDEDDCVIISTQSGRTSPIRETS; from the exons ATGGATTGGACATCAACTAACAATGCCAACAAGAAACTTGTACAAG CCCGTCTACCATTTAAGCGCCTGAACCCTGAACCAAAAGAGAACCAGCCACCTAAACGTCCCTGTGCACATGCCTGCCCGGAACCCTTAGACAGAGACCATGAGGCCTCACAGGTGCCTTTGCACAGTGGACCACCCTTAGTTAATGGTCGTGGGCCCCTTGATTGTTTCTTGAACCACAGGCACTCTGCATCCTCAGATGAGAACGTGGTTATAGATCTGACTAAGGACCTCAAGTGTCTTGTTTCTTCGGCTCTTGCCTCTCCCTGCCTTCTAGCTAAAGACAACCATCAGGGAAAAGACAATACTGCCTTTGCTCCAAAATCCAACAATGTTGATTGCACtcctaaaacacacactttagacTGCTTAGATGTCGATGAAGAAGTCGAAGGGGCAGAAGAAAAAGATGGGAGTCAGACAGCATCTATGTCTCAGCTTGACTCAACGCAGGATTCTGACACTGAATCAGAGGAGCAAAATGAATCAGGAAATGTTTCCAGTTTAGGAAATAGGTCCATGCTGTCAGTTTCATCAGTCAGCTCTATGTCTGAAAGCTCACCAGAGAAGTCAGAGACTGAAGACCCTATGCCCACTACTacacctaca GAGCCAAAGGCCAGCCCCAAGATACCAACAGATCAGAAGAAAATCAAAAGACGCTCACTGAAG ACTTTACAAGAACAAGAGGACAGGCTTCGTCTGCGACAGGAAAAGGAACGTCAGAAGGAAGAGGCTAAAGtggcaaaagagaaaaagaaagaagcagctCGCAAATTAAAGGAGGAGCGAGAAAGGGAAAAACgtgtgaaaaaagagaaagatgagCGAGAGAAAcgggagaaaaaagagaaggaggagagggaaaaagCAGATCGGTTAAAAGCAAAAGAGGAGCTACGGAAATCCAAGCTAGA AGCCAAGCTTGAAGAGAAAcggaaaaaagaggaggagaagcgaatgaaagaagaagagaaacgGTTGAAAGAAGAGAAGGAT CGtctaaaagctgaaaaagcagaaattacACGGTTTTTGCAGAAACCCAAAATCCAGCAGGCTCCAAAG acGCTTGCAGCTGCATGTGGGAAATTTGCTCCAtttgaaattaaagaaaacatgtctTTGGCACCGCTGTGTCGTGTTCAGTGTGAGGAGTCTGTTTTGGAGGAACTAGACCGACATTTGTTGAACCCTGCTGATAATGTCAATAGATTGAAAGACTGGATTGGGCAAACACCTCGTCAGTCAGGACCCACCAGACCCAGACAGATGGACTCACTCAG TGAGTGTGTAACCTTAGAGGGGCCTAAACCAGAAGGCATGCCGGACCGTAAACGTTATGGACCCATGAAGCTGCTTCAATTCCATGAAAACTATCGCCCAGCATACTGGGGCACCTGGAATAGGAAGAGTTCACACATCTCACCTCGCTGCCCCTTTAAACAGGATAAG GATTTGTTGGACTATGAGGTAGACAGTGATGAAGAATGGGAGGAAGAGGAACCAGGAGAGTCCCTGTCACATAGTGAGGGg gaagatgaagaagaaggaggtgaagatgatgacgatgatgatgacgGCTTCTTTGTTCCTCATGGTTACCTTTCAGATGATGAGGGTGCTCTTGATGAAGAG GATGGCGGTGACCTGGAGAAGCAGAAAATGCGTCAAAAACTGAAAGCAAGGGAGTGGGATGAGTTGATGTCCActaagaagaaaatgaaagtgcTGGAGCCAGTCGTGAAGGGCTGCGTCTGGGAGGGAGAGGGACTTTGTTTGGAGCCTTTCCAACCTTATGCTGTGTGTCTGGTCGAGCCTTTGCCAAAGGGAGACCCCAGCCCTAGCCCAGAGGAGCTTTCGCAGAAGTGTCAGAGAGAAACGCAAT TACTTGGTCAGCTGTTACCTCTGCTGCACGGCAATCTTAACAGCAGCAAAGTGATCATCTCCGAGTTTCAGGAGTTTTGTCGGCAGCAGCCCTCAgtctcctcatcctcatctccTGAACTGTCTAGCCCTCGGAGCCCACCCGAAAACATCCCCACCAG AATACAGCTGAAGCGCCTTATCAGGAACAATGCTGTTTATGAGAAGCGCTCCACCTACAGACGCTGCTGCTGGTATGTGCACACAGAAGTCCTGTCTCGTTTTGGCCAGGAAGCTCTCCCAGTGCCCTGCCAGTGGACCTACCTCACTACAGGAGCTCGAGAAGACTCCCGTGAAGAACCCCAGGCCACCACAGGCTCTCAGGGAAACTCTCCCTCTGCTCCTCAGACCTCCTCCACACCGCCCTCGTCCTCTACCAAAAGGAAAGTCACAGGCAGCATGTCAATCACCAAGTTCATGAAGAGATGTGTTGATCCAGAGCAG
- the si:ch211-129c21.1 gene encoding semaphorin-4E isoform X1 produces the protein MSVLSALSIICGLMLHVSFSTHNTYYCVPRLTVPYQTDLKLFREEGIFNYSTILMRDDLGVLLLGAREAIFALDINDISVRKSVVYWRVTEEKQRECTYKGKHAEVECRNYIRTLQRLNDTTMYVCGTNAFSPMCDYMQTLTNGQLLLQGKQEEGKGKCPFDPFQRYSSLMVGNDLYSATSINFLGSEPVVLRSSNLALRTEFKSSWLSEPNFVYMDFVNESLDSPDGDDDKVYLFFSENAMEYDFYSKIAVSRVARVCKGDMGGQRTLQRKWTSFLKARLDCSLPEPSLPPIVQDVFLLKHKDWRKSIFYAVFTPQSSLSQVSAVCAYSVSAIRDIFNEGKFKTPVAVETSHVKWVMYTGEVPVPRPGACINSVARKMGMNRSLDLPDKTLQFIRDRPLMDEAVHPLTGGPLLVKRGALLTRIVVDNVLALDGQRYDVMFIGTENGYIQKAVNYAGEMFIIEEIQLFENPEPISILRLSSSKGQLYAGSQLGAVQMPVSNCSRYDSCVDCILARDPYCAWDFVTKQCSSVYSFTPSSNTAIQSLKEGDVSECPQPDPVATVDFTLVQENNIQLPCQLHSNLAQVLWRFFDRTLHSDHKYYIYNRGLLILSASKSDTGLYTCYSVEQINGRTYNRTVAVYHLQLNTDPTVWDITTPGNEVTHFSDSSHGLSTTAPGPGRTQGNEDPLPPETQSNTGMVTRFKVAVALLSLLCLFLIVVIFWIKSRGQRECFKFPHRSSGGENEAKRQSGEYMHIPKKSSEVKLSGPEFGRPCSPNNNHCAVDFKGNGEHHFTPMANISSLDGLGYINDESEI, from the exons ATGTCTGTTCTCTCAGCACTGAGCATCATTTGTGGATTGATGCTCCATGTTTCGTTTAGTACACACAACACTTATTACTGTGTCCCACGATTGACCGTCCCCTACCAGA CCGATCTGAAGTTGTTCAGAGAAGAGGGAATATTCAACTACTCCACGATACTAATGAGAGATGACCTGGGTGTGCTGCTGCTCGGGGCCAGAGAGGCCATATTTGCTCTGGACATCAACGACATCTCTGTCAGAAAGTCTGTG GTGTATTGGCGAGTTACTGAGGAGAAGCAAAGGGAGTGCACATACAAGGGAAAACATGCTgag gtgGAATGTCGTAACTACATCAGAACCCTGCAAAGACTGAATGACACTaccatgtatgtgtgtggcaCAAATGCGTTTAGCCCCATGTGTGATTATATG CAGACACTTACTAATGGACAGCTGTTGCTGCAGGGAAAGCAGGAGGAGGGAAAGGGGAAGTGTCCTTTTGATCCCTTCCAGAGATACTCCTCCCTCATGGTCG GAAATGACCTGTATTCTGCTACATCCATCAACTTCTTGGGCTCCGAGCCTGTGGTTCTGCGCAGTTCAAACTTGGCCCTTCGCACTGAGTTTAAGAGCTCCTGGCTCAGTG agCCAAACTTTGTCTACATGGACTTTGTGAATGAGAGTTTAGATAGTCctgatggtgatgatgacaAGGTGTACTTGTTCTTCAGTGAGAACGCCATGGAGTACGACTTCTATAGCAAAATTGCTGTGTCACGAGTGGCTCGTGTCTGCAAG GGGGATATGGGCGGCCAGCGGACGTTGCAGAGGAAATGGACGTCGTTCCTGAAAGCTCGCCTGGATTGTTCCCTCCCTGAACCCAGCCTGCCTCCCATTGTCCAGGATGTCTTCCTGCTGAAGCACAAGGACTGGAGGAAGAGCATCTTCTACGCCGTGTTCACTCCACAGTC GAGCCTATCTCAGGTATCTGCTGTGTGTGCGTACAGCGTGTCTGCTATTAGAGATATTTTCAATGAGGGAAAGTTTAAGACCCCTGTCGCTGTAGAGACATCCCATGTCAAGTGGGTGATGTACACTGGAGAAGTGCCAGTCCCTAGACCAGGAGCG tgcatTAATAGTGTGGCACGTAAAATGGGAATGAATCGCTCTCTGGACCTTCCTGACAAAACTCTCCAGTTCATCAGAGACCGTCCCTTAATGGATGAGGCTGTTCATCCTCTCACAGGGGGACCACTGTTGGTCAAGAGAGGTGCACTGCTGACTCGCATTGTAGTGGACAATGTGCTAGCACTGGATGGCCAGAGATACGATGTCATGTTCATCGGCACTG AGAACGGCTATATTCAGAAAGCTGTCAACTATGCTGGCGAGATGTTCATAATCGAGGAGATTCAGTTGTTTGAAAACCCTGAGCCTATCAGCATCCTGCGCTTGTCATCCAGCAAG GGCCAACTATATGCCGGTTCACAGCTTGGTGCTGTCCAGATGCCAGTCAGTAACTGTAGCCGGTATGACTCTTGTGTAGACTGCATCCTGGCCAGGGATCCGTACTGCGCCTGGGACTTTGTCACTAAGCAGTGCTCCTCAGTTTACAGCTTCACCCCTTCCTCAAATACTGCAATACAGAGTCTGAAGGAGGGCGACGTCTCAGAATGTCCTCAGCCAG ATCCGGTAGCAACTGTGGACTTTACCCTCGTTCAAGAGAACAACATACAGCTTCCTTGCCAACTCCACTCCAACTTGGCCCAGGTCCTTTGGCGTTTCTTTGACCGAACACTTCATTCTGACCACAAGTATTACATCTACAACAGAGGCCTCCTCATCCTGAGTGCCTCTAAATCCGACACTGGCCTGTACACCTGTTACTCAGTAGAGCAGATAAATGGCAGGACATACAACCGGACTGTGGCGGTTTATCATTTACAGCTCAACACTGACCCAACTGTGTGGGACATCACCACTCCTGGCAATGAGGTGACACATTTCTCAGACTCTAGTCACGGTCTGAGTACAACTGCACCAGGGCCAGGGCGAACCCAGGGCAACGAGGACCCATTGCCCCCCGAGACTCAAAGTAACACTGGCATGGTAACCCGATTTAAGGTGGCTGTGGCTCTGCTGTCGCTGCTCTGTCTCTTCCTGATAGTGGTCATATTTTGGATTAAGAGTCGAGGGCAGCGGGAGTGTTTCAAGTTTCCCCACCGCTCCAGCGGTGGGGAAAATGAGGCAAAGAGGCAGTCAGGTGAATACATGCACATTCCGAAAAAATCTTCAGAGGTAAAGCTCTCTGGGCCTGAGTTTGGGAGACCTTGCAGTCCCAATAATAATCACTGTGCTGTTGACTTCAAAGGGAATGGGGAGCACCATTTCACACCTATGGCTAACATTTCAAGTCTGGATGGTCTGGGGTACATAAATGATGAGTCAGAGATTTGA
- the scamp4 gene encoding secretory carrier-associated membrane protein 4: protein MAEKVNNFPPLPSFLRIKPCFYQNINEEIPAPYQQLMHRVYILWMMYSGTLCMNVISCIAWWAGGGSPINFGFSLLWLFLFSPCSYTCWFRPLYKAFRADSSFNFMAFFFIFFLQCVLSLIQTIGITGWGTCGWIATVMWFSYNVGSAIMMLITALLFTVVTVLMALVLIKVHRLYRGGGGSMSRAQEEWSSGVWKSAPVREAGFNVVTQGVQGPSLPQYPTTVPSYPSNSQW, encoded by the exons ATGGCAG AGAAAGTGAACAACTTCCCTCCCCTGCCCAGCTTCCTGAGAATTAAGCCCTGTTTTTACCAGAACATTAATGAAGAAATCCCTGCCCCCTACCAGCAGTTGATGCACAGAGTCTACATCCTTTGGATGA TGTATTCAGGCACTCTGTGCATGAATGTGATCTCCTGCATTGCTTGGTGGGCTGGGGGTGGAAGTCCCATAAACTTCGGTTTCTCCTTGCTGTGGCTTTTCCTTTTCAGCCCCTGTAGTTACACCTGCTGGTTCAGACCACTTTACAAAGCTTTCAG GGCTGATAGTTCATTCAACTTCATGgccttcttcttcatcttctttcttcAGTGCGTCCTGTCCCTCATCCAGACTATAGGCATCACTGGCTGGGGAACATG TGGCTGGATTGCGACAGTGATGTGGTTCAGCTACAATGTGGGCTCTGCTATAATGATGCTGATCACAGCTCTGCTCTTCACGGTGGTGACTGTTTTAATGGCACTGGTTCTTATTAAG GTTCACAGACTATATCGTGGCGGTGGAGGGAGTATGTCTCGTGCTCAGGAAGAGTGGAGTAGTGGGGTGTGGAAGAGTGCACCAGTGAGGGAAGCAGGGTTCAATGTGGTTACCCAAGGAGTCCAAGGCCCAAGTTTACCCCAGTATCCTACCACAGTGCCAAGCTACCCCAGCAACAGTCAATGGTGA